In Vagococcus luciliae, one genomic interval encodes:
- a CDS encoding gamma-glutamyl-gamma-aminobutyrate hydrolase family protein, protein MKKIIGISANEVVDAGEVLHHLPISYLPAGYVRAVQEVGGTPLVLPISQPKEAKTYIDLVDKLILTGGQNVSPSLYSSNQSSEALSLLERDLFEIALIEEAIKQKKPIFGVCRGMQLLNVYLGGTLHQDLSLRQPERIKHMQSPIERWVATHDIFFEKDSILTQIYGSRTTVNSFHFQSVDQLGTDLKVTAKSDDHIIESIESSTDKHRILGVQWHPDFSYNVNDKEKGVFDFIVNSF, encoded by the coding sequence GAAGTGGTTGATGCAGGAGAAGTATTGCATCATTTACCAATTTCATATTTACCGGCGGGCTATGTTCGTGCAGTTCAAGAAGTCGGAGGAACCCCCCTTGTTTTACCAATCAGTCAACCTAAAGAAGCTAAAACCTATATTGATTTGGTTGATAAATTAATTTTGACTGGAGGACAAAATGTATCGCCATCGCTTTATTCCTCTAATCAATCGAGCGAGGCACTTTCCTTATTAGAAAGAGATTTATTTGAAATAGCTCTTATTGAAGAAGCCATTAAGCAGAAAAAACCTATTTTTGGTGTGTGCCGTGGCATGCAGTTATTGAATGTCTACTTAGGAGGAACCCTACATCAAGATTTAAGTTTGCGTCAACCAGAACGTATAAAACACATGCAGTCTCCTATTGAGCGATGGGTTGCCACGCATGATATCTTCTTTGAGAAGGATAGTATTTTAACACAAATTTATGGAAGCAGAACAACGGTTAATTCTTTTCATTTTCAAAGCGTTGATCAATTGGGTACTGATTTAAAAGTGACAGCCAAAAGTGATGATCATATTATCGAATCCATTGAATCTTCAACAGATAAACATCGTATCTTAGGTGTGCAATGGCATCCAGATTTTTCATATAATGTAAATGATAAAGAAAAAGGTGTGTTTGATTTTATTGTAAATTCATTTTAA